From Macaca mulatta isolate MMU2019108-1 chromosome 3, T2T-MMU8v2.0, whole genome shotgun sequence, the proteins below share one genomic window:
- the NUP42 gene encoding nucleoporin NUP42 → MAICQFFLQGRCRFGDRCWNEHPGARGAGGGRQQPQQQSSGNNRRGWNTTSQRYSNVIQPSSFSKSTPWGGSRDQEKPSFGSFDSGASTNRKEGFGLSENPFGSLSPDEQKDEKKLLEGIVKDMEVWESSGQWMFSVYSPVKKKPNISGFTDISPEELRLEYHNFLTSNNLQSYLNSVQHLINQWRNRVNELKSLNISTKVALLSDVKDGVNQAAPAFGFGSSQAATFVSPGFPVNNSSSDNAQNFSFKTNSGFAAASSGSPAGFGSSPAFGAAASTSSAISTSAPAFGFGKPEVTSAASFSFKSPAASSFGSPGFSGLPTSLATGSIRAPVAPAFGGGSSVAGFGSPSSHSHTAFSKPSSDTFGNSSISTSLSASSSIFATDNVLFTPRDKLTVEELEQFQSKKFTLGKIPLKPPPLELLNI, encoded by the exons ATGGCCATTTGTCAATTCTTCCTTCAAGGCCGGTGCCGCTTTGGAGATCGGTGCTGGAACGAACATCCTGGTGCCAGGGGTGCAGGAGGAGGACGGCAGCAACCGCAGCAGCAGTCTTCAG gtAATAATAGACGTGGATGGAATACCACTAGCCAGAGATACTCCAATGTCATCCAGCCATCCAGTTTCTCCAAATCCACACCATGGGGGGGCAGCAGAGATCAAGAAAAGCCATCTTTCGGTTCTTTTGATTCTGGAGCTTCAACTAACAGGAAAGAAGGCTTTGGATTGTCTGAGAACCCATTTGGTTCACTTAGTCCTGATGagcagaaagatgaaaagaaacttCT ggAAGGAATTGTAAAAGATATGGAGGTTTGGGAATCATCAGGGCAGTGgatgttttctgtttattcaccAGTGAAAAAGAAACCTAATATTTCAG GTTTTACAGACATTTCACCAGAGGAATTGAGACTTGAATACCATAACTTCTTAACCAGCAATAACTTACAGAGTTAT CTAAATTCTGTCCAACATTTAATAAATCAATGGAGGAACAGGGTAAATGAACTGAAAAGTCTAAATATATCAACTAAAGTAGCTTTG ctctcTGATGTAAAGGATGGTGTAAATCAAGCAGCACCTGCATTTGGATTTGGCAGTAGTCAAGCAGCAACATTTGTGTCGCCAG gcTTTCCAGTCAATAACAGCAGCAGTGATAATGCTCAGAACTTTAGTTTTAAAACAAACTCTGGATTTGCCGCTGCCTCTTCTGGAAGCCCTGCTGGTTTTGGGAGTTCCCCAGCATTTGGAGCTGCAGCCTCTACCAGTTCAGCTATCTCTACTTCTGCTCCAGCTTTTGGATTTGGGAAACCTGAAGTTACATCGGCTGCATCATTTTCATTCAAAAGCCCTGCAGCTTCCAGCTTTGGATCACCTGGATTTTCAGGACTTCCAACTTCCTTGGCAACAGGTTCTATTAGAGCTCCAGTGGCCCCAGCCTTTGGAGGTGGCAGTTCTGTGGCTGGTTTTGGTAGTCCGAGCTCACATTCTCACACTGCTTTTTCTAAGCCATCCAGTGACACTTTTGGAAATAGCAGCATATCCACTTCTCTCTCAGCCTCAAGCAGCATCTTTGCAACAGATAATGTGTTATTCACACCCAGAGATAAACTAACAGTAGAAGAACTGGAACAATTTCAATCCAAGAAATTTACTCTGGGAAAAATTCCATTAAAGCCTCCACCTCTGGaacttctaaatatttaa